The following proteins are co-located in the Microbacterium sp. SORGH_AS_0888 genome:
- a CDS encoding M20/M25/M40 family metallo-hydrolase, whose translation MPSPAPTALPGIAERLSRMIRIPTVSAEFATRGAAPFEEFIALLAELYPLAHAALELERHADLSLLYRWRGRADADPVVLMGHYDVVPADTADGWTYPAFEGRIADGLVHGRGALDDKGSVATVMGAVENLLAAGFTPARDVYLAFGADEEMRSLGADATSRALHERGVTPWLVLDEGGAVIDAPLPGVEGTAAMVGVGEKGVLTLVLTARGSGGHASAPPDMTAIRRIAQAVDRLDASTFRARTPAAVSRMIGSLAVRARGVARLAYRILSALPWLNARVFAAMGGEPAALVRTTVAATMVAGGTAGNVLPAHASATLNLRIALGETVESTIERVVRRIDDPEIDVTIVQGSDPSPESPVDGGPFALISQAVAASYPDASTVPYIMMQASDSRFYHRYSPAVYRFSPLFMNAAQRATIHGVDEAVSIDSLERGELFYRHLLQSLG comes from the coding sequence ATGCCCTCGCCCGCACCGACCGCTCTCCCCGGAATCGCCGAGCGTCTGTCGCGGATGATCCGCATCCCCACGGTCTCCGCGGAGTTCGCAACGCGCGGCGCGGCGCCCTTCGAGGAGTTCATCGCCCTTCTCGCCGAGCTCTACCCCCTCGCGCACGCCGCGCTCGAGCTCGAGCGGCACGCCGACCTGAGCCTGCTCTACCGCTGGCGAGGACGGGCGGACGCAGACCCCGTCGTGCTCATGGGCCACTACGACGTCGTGCCCGCGGACACGGCGGACGGCTGGACCTATCCCGCGTTCGAAGGACGCATCGCCGACGGCCTCGTGCACGGACGCGGCGCGCTCGATGACAAGGGCTCGGTCGCCACCGTCATGGGGGCCGTCGAGAACCTGCTCGCAGCGGGCTTCACACCCGCACGAGACGTCTACCTCGCCTTCGGCGCAGACGAGGAGATGCGCAGTCTCGGCGCCGACGCGACATCCCGCGCCCTCCACGAGCGCGGCGTCACGCCGTGGCTCGTGCTCGACGAGGGCGGCGCCGTCATCGACGCCCCGCTGCCAGGTGTCGAGGGCACCGCGGCGATGGTCGGAGTGGGTGAGAAGGGAGTGCTGACCCTCGTGCTGACGGCGCGCGGCAGCGGCGGACATGCCTCCGCACCGCCCGACATGACCGCGATCCGCCGCATCGCTCAGGCCGTCGACAGGCTCGACGCGTCCACCTTCCGCGCCCGAACCCCGGCGGCGGTCAGTCGCATGATCGGGTCGCTCGCCGTCCGGGCCCGCGGAGTGGCACGCCTCGCCTACCGCATCCTGTCCGCGCTGCCGTGGCTCAACGCCCGCGTGTTCGCAGCGATGGGAGGTGAGCCCGCAGCGCTCGTGCGCACCACGGTGGCAGCCACCATGGTCGCCGGCGGCACCGCGGGCAACGTGCTGCCCGCCCACGCCTCGGCGACCCTCAACCTGCGGATCGCTCTCGGCGAGACGGTCGAGAGCACCATCGAACGCGTCGTGCGACGCATCGACGACCCGGAGATCGACGTCACCATCGTGCAGGGCAGCGATCCGTCGCCCGAGTCGCCCGTCGACGGCGGCCCGTTCGCACTCATCAGCCAGGCGGTCGCCGCCTCGTACCCGGACGCGTCCACGGTGCCGTACATCATGATGCAGGCCAGCGACTCCCGGTTCTACCACCGCTACTCCCCCGCCGTGTACCGGTTCTCACCGCTGTTCATGAACGCGGCGCAGCGGGCCACGATCCACGGCGTCGACGAGGCCGTCTCGATCGACTCCCTCGAGCGCGGCGAGCTGTTCTACCGCCATCTGCTGCAGAGCCTCGGATGA
- a CDS encoding MFS transporter, whose amino-acid sequence MSAPTRLSLGALAGVIGFLAFVEFTSGVIQGYYTPILTDIARALGIPDADVNWLEGTQLMLSALVVPAMAKLGDMVGHKRMLVVATAITAVASMVLPFTTFFPLFLAAWALQGFYVVWLPLEIALIWSRARRSGAPSLITARAAGLLVAALETGAIVGALAGGALIGFFPLTIVLLVPAVLVVVCLVVIVFGVVESPDPVGGRLDTVGLVLISLALVAFTGGLSLLRLSGPGSLLAWAVVALGVILVVPFARWELRQPDPLIDVRMFRSPALGPVFVTAGLFGVSVLGAQAPLSTFARTDPAVYGYGLGTSGFATSLIIGIYLVAMIVGALLFPRGARMLTPRVTLLIAAVMVGIGFLLFLPFHSAYAQVITNMIIVGLGSGALVAALPAAAAAAAPPTQTGVATGLTNSVKTVGGAIASCTFGIALFAGTAAAAGEPTGTAGSFSGYVTVWLVCGLAALVAAVLLLFVPKTAFTD is encoded by the coding sequence ATGAGCGCGCCGACCAGGCTCTCGCTCGGCGCCCTCGCCGGGGTCATCGGGTTCCTCGCGTTCGTCGAGTTCACGAGCGGCGTCATCCAGGGCTACTACACGCCCATCCTCACCGACATCGCCCGTGCCCTCGGCATCCCCGACGCCGACGTCAACTGGCTCGAAGGCACCCAGCTCATGCTGTCGGCCCTCGTCGTTCCGGCGATGGCCAAGCTCGGCGACATGGTCGGTCACAAGCGCATGCTCGTGGTCGCCACGGCGATCACGGCCGTGGCGTCGATGGTGCTCCCCTTCACGACCTTCTTCCCGCTCTTCCTGGCCGCCTGGGCGCTGCAGGGGTTCTACGTCGTCTGGCTGCCGCTGGAGATCGCCCTCATCTGGTCGCGCGCCCGCCGCTCCGGCGCGCCGTCGCTCATCACGGCGCGAGCGGCCGGCCTCCTCGTCGCGGCGCTCGAGACCGGCGCGATCGTCGGGGCCCTCGCAGGAGGGGCGCTCATCGGCTTCTTCCCGCTCACGATCGTGCTGCTCGTGCCGGCCGTTCTCGTCGTGGTCTGCCTCGTCGTCATCGTCTTCGGCGTGGTCGAGTCCCCGGACCCGGTCGGCGGCCGGCTGGACACGGTGGGTCTCGTGCTCATCTCGCTCGCCCTCGTCGCCTTCACGGGCGGCCTCAGCCTGCTACGGCTCTCGGGGCCGGGAAGCCTTCTCGCCTGGGCCGTGGTCGCGCTCGGGGTCATCCTGGTCGTGCCGTTCGCGCGGTGGGAGCTGCGGCAGCCGGACCCGCTCATCGACGTGCGCATGTTCCGCTCGCCCGCGCTCGGTCCTGTCTTCGTCACCGCGGGGCTGTTCGGCGTCAGCGTCCTCGGCGCTCAAGCGCCCCTGTCGACGTTCGCGCGCACGGATCCCGCCGTCTACGGTTACGGCCTCGGCACGAGCGGGTTCGCCACCTCGCTCATCATCGGGATCTACCTCGTGGCGATGATCGTCGGAGCCCTCCTCTTCCCCCGAGGTGCACGGATGCTGACGCCCCGCGTCACGCTGCTCATCGCCGCCGTGATGGTCGGGATCGGATTCCTGCTCTTCCTCCCCTTCCACTCCGCCTACGCGCAGGTGATCACGAACATGATCATCGTGGGACTCGGCTCGGGCGCCCTCGTCGCCGCGCTTCCCGCCGCCGCTGCAGCCGCCGCGCCGCCGACGCAGACCGGCGTCGCCACCGGACTCACGAACTCGGTGAAGACGGTCGGCGGAGCCATCGCCTCGTGCACGTTCGGGATCGCGTTGTTCGCGGGGACGGCCGCCGCCGCGGGAGAGCCGACGGGGACGGCCGGCTCGTTCTCGGGCTACGTCACGGTGTGGCTCGTGTGCGGACTCGCCGCGCTGGTCGCCGCGGTCCTTCTCCTGTTCGTGCCGAAGACCGCCTTCACCGACTGA
- the smpB gene encoding SsrA-binding protein SmpB — protein sequence MPRERGEKVVATNRRARHDYLIEKTYEAGLVLTGTEVKSLRQGRANLTDGYAYIDGGEAYLDAVHIPEYSQGHWTNHAAKRTRKLLLHREEIVKLSHAISAGGYTLVPLKLYFSDGRAKVEIAVAKGKREFDKRQTLRERQDKREAERAMRTRNRMGD from the coding sequence ATGCCCAGAGAACGCGGAGAGAAGGTCGTCGCGACCAACCGCCGCGCGCGTCACGACTACCTCATCGAGAAGACCTACGAGGCGGGACTCGTCCTCACCGGCACCGAGGTGAAGTCGCTGCGGCAGGGACGCGCGAACCTGACGGACGGATACGCGTACATCGACGGCGGCGAGGCCTATCTCGATGCGGTCCACATCCCGGAGTACTCGCAGGGTCACTGGACCAATCACGCCGCGAAGCGGACGCGCAAGCTTCTGCTGCACCGCGAGGAGATCGTCAAGCTCTCGCACGCCATCTCGGCGGGCGGCTACACGCTCGTGCCGCTCAAGCTGTACTTCTCGGACGGGCGCGCCAAGGTCGAGATCGCGGTCGCGAAGGGAAAGCGCGAGTTCGACAAGCGCCAGACGTTGCGTGAGCGGCAGGACAAGCGCGAAGCCGAGCGCGCCATGCGCACCCGCAACCGGATGGGCGACTGA